CGTCGGTCTCCCGACAGTCACGGCGATGGGCGGCTATGAAAATATCTCCATGGCCAATCCCTCGAGCACGCTTCCAGTCGGTTACCGGACTATCGGGGACTACCGGTTGAATTTCATTCCAACCACGTTCACTTCGTACACTACCGCCAAGGTGCTTGACGTCTATTTCATCGGCGCTCGCTGGCAAATCACTCCGAAATTGGTCGCGGCAGCGGCTTGGTACGGTGTGGATCAAAACAGCTATGTGCGCTCCGGAGCGGCATGCAGCAACCCAGGATCGGGGACTGCGACTCAGGTCCAGTGTGCGGGTACGATCAACTGGATATCGGCAACTGTCGACTATCAGCTGACGCGGCGCCTCGACTTCTATGGAGGCTTGTCGCGCACGCAGGTGAACGGCGGATTTTCGAACGGATACGCCTATACGTCCAATTACAACGCGACCGTAGGTGCTCGCTTTAGATTCTAGCAGGGGAGATTCCTGCGACCTACGCTAGACCGGCGCCGCGCGCTTCAACGAAGCGCGCGGCGATCCCATTGTGATTCCTTTCCACGGGGTAGAAGTTACTTCTGAAAATTGCTTTTGAACACGAGCGTTCCACGAAACGAACACTGGCCGTTGACGCCCGTGGCGGACCGTCGCATAAAAGTCATATGAAGAAGGGCGATGTGACATGTCCCGACTGCTTCGCCGGATATCGGCAGATTGAGCTCGAATCCCGCCAGGGCAAACCCGGGCACTACAAATGCCTGGTCTGTGATCGCGTTCTAGAGATCTTCGACGGGTCCAGTGAGGTCGCCTATCGGCTGACCGTGCAGCCTTCAGACTTGCGGCCGGAGCTAACGTAAGACCGCCGCCGAACTCGACGATAAGGCAATCGAATAAAGCGGAAGTACGATTCGTGCAGTCTGTCTGCATGAACGACTTACTTTGATTGAGCGAATGGCCTAATTCGGCCAGGAGCGAACCGCGAGACTTGCGGTGGCTGCAAGGTCATTAGCATGCTTCGAATCCCTGTGGCCCTGATGCTCACACTTCTGTCGACCAAGGCGTTGGCCGACCAGTTTGTCGGCCAGGCCAGCGTCATCGATGGCGACACCCTGGAGATACATGGAACGCGCATCCGGCTCTGGGGCGTCGATGCGCCGGAGAGCAGCCAGCTGTGCCGCGGCGAAGACAGTTTACAGTATCGTTGCGGCGCGCAGGCTGCGAACGGCCTCGACGCTTTCATTGCTGGCCGTCCTGTCAATTGCGTTCCGGTCAGCCTCGATCAATACGGCCGTACGGTCGCGACCTGTTCGGTCGGTGGCGCGGACCTTGGCGAATGGCTTGTGCTTCACGGTCTTGCGTTGGATTGGCCTCAATACTCGAAAGGCCGATATGGCGGAGTTCAGCGAAACGCCGAGCGCGCCGGTCGAGGGATCTGGAAGGGCAGTTATGTCGAACCGTGGCTCTACCGCGCCTGTGTCCGCGCGAACGGCAAGCCGGCCGCCTGCTCGGATGATGCAAACTCTCATCCGTGATCGGCTGAGTCGGCGAGCTGGATGATGCAGGTGATGATGGCCTAGCTTGGGCGACTCACGGTAACCAAACATCGTTGATTCCCTCACTGCATGATACTGACGACATGGTCGCAGTGAAACGCCAAGCTAACAAATTCGCTCGGACGATTGCCCGCATAACCATGCCAGGAGGATGCCCCATATGAAATATGCAAAGCAACTCGGGCTGGGATTGCTGTTGATGAGTCTATCGGTCCCAGCGACAGCCGTCGGCGCCGAGATAAAGCGGTTGGAAGGGACGCTTTCATCCGGCTTTCCCTACATGATAGCTGTTCCGAGCGACTGGAATGGCATCGTAATCAACGATCTTGATGCGATCGCTAATCAAAATGGGAAGTTTGCCGCCTATCTTCTGGACCATGGGTACGCGTACTCCGGAACAGGCCGTCATCCCGAGCGTATGACGCGTCATGATCCGCTCACCGAGCTGGATGCTCAGGTGGCGGTGCTCAAGATGGTAAGGGAAAGGTTCGCGACCCCGAAATACGCGATTCAGTATGGTTGCTCGGGTGGCGGGTTCGTGAGTCTCGCCATGGCCGAGAAACATGCAGACGTGATCGATGGAGCAGTCGCTTTCAACGCCCGCGGCACGGGAGGCATGGCTGTTGCCAACATGTGGCTCGACCTGCCATTCACCCTGAAGGCCCTCCTGGCGCCGGCGTCAGATCTTTTGATGGCTCCCGTTCCCAATGATGCGTTACCGGCCGCATACGAAGCCTGGAAGCTTGTTTTGGAACGAGCTCAGCAGACGGCCCAGGGACGAGCCCGCATCGCGTTGGCCGTTGCAGTGTCGCAATGGCCAACTTGGGGAGCCATCAAGGATCCGCCCATGAAGCGGCCTGCGGGGGACCTGGCATCGTTGCAATCCGCCATGATCAAATCAGCGAGTGATGGACTCGCCAATGCCATTACCCGGAGGCAGCTCTACGACAATCCGAGCGGCCTTGCGTCTTGGAATACCGATGTAGACTACGCCAAGTTCTACGAGCTTGGTGCGGATCCCGAGCAGAAGATTATCGTTTCCAAGCTCTACGAAGAGGCCGGCCTGGGAGGCGAGGGGATAGCCCACGACCTGGCCGGGATCAACCAGCAACCCCGCATCGCAGGGACGCCGAGCGGCGTCCACTATTGGTTAGAACCCGGGCGTTTGCTCGACGGAAATATCAAGGTCCCGCTCTTCCATGCACATGGGCTTGGAGATGCACTCCTGCCGCCGCATCTCCTGGCGGGCTACTTGACTGCCGTCGAGGCAAGGAACAAGACGGAGCTATATCGGCGAGCCTTTGTCGATGCAGCGGGACACTGCGAGACGAGCGTGTCCGAAGCCATGGCTGCGATCGGAGCGATGGTCGATCGCCTGAGGACGGGCAAGTGGGGCCCTAGCGACGCGGCCGTGCTCAACCATGCGGGAGCTGCGCTCGGTCTTACCGGACCACGCTTCGTAGACTACGGCTTTTCGACGCCCTTCAATCGAGCATTCTACCCCAACAGCATGCATCCGTTTTGAAAGGTGTCGTCCGGTCCGTTAGGTGACGCTAGCCTGGTTTGGGCGACTCACGCTAACCAATCGTCATTGATTGCCTCACTGCACGATAGGGACGACATGGTTGCAGCCACCGGTGAACTGCCATCTTCTGGTTACGCGCTCGAAGTGGATGGCCGACTGAAAGCCGAATTTGCGACCCGAGACGGCGCCAGAACAGGTGGAGAAGAACTGAAGAGGCGTTTCCCGATGCTCCAGATCAAAATCTATGACGCGCAGACGAATGCGCGCGAGGACATCTAGATCCTCCGACTGGTAAATTGTTCCGCTGGCGCGCGTGCGGCTTACGCCGCATCGGGCTCTCGTGAACCGAGCCGCTTTGCGTCTCGGCCATCCGGCTTCGATCCCTCGCGCAACGACTATCGGAGCTCCTCGCCGGGGGCACTCGGGAAAGGGGCTCGCCTTCGGCGATCGCTATCACTGCCCCGTTCCCGGGTGTCGCTATTAACCGGTCTCGTCGCTGCACTCGGACCCGCGTGCCCCTTCGGGTCGCTATGCTCACGCTCTCCGGGTGCCATTTTCTGTTGAGGCGATGCGCCATTGGCGCACGCCTGATCAGGGCCCTGCGCGACCCTAGGATGCCAAGCCCCATCAAGAAATGGGACTCAAGGCGGGGCGCCTCGCAGATCCCCCGTTCTCACCGTTGTGTGCGTGCGGCGAGGGCCGGCGGGCTCATTCGTCACACGGCGACGCTTCCGCGCGAACAGGGGCGAGAGTAAGAGTGCCGGCCCGGCTTTGCCGTGACGGGTTGCAGGTTGCGAGAGAGGCTCGCAGCGCCCGTCGCGGAGACCCGCGATGTCCAGACATCATCCTCGAGCGCGCGCCGGTGAGGACCGGGCAAACCTTTATGACGAAATCACCAACAAGATCATCGGTGAACTTGAGGCCGGCCGGCTGCCATGGGTACGGCCTTGGGGTAGTGCGGCGGCGAAGCCGTCTTTGGCCATGCCGCAAAGCGCGGCAACCGGCCGTCGTTACAGCGGCATCAACGTTCTGATCCTTTGGGGGGCTGCCACTGAACGCGCATTTGCCGGTCAGAGCTGGCTTACCTTCCGCCAGGCGCTCTCGCTCGGCGGTCATGTCCGTAAGGGCGAGCGCGGTACCACGGTCGTCTATGCCGACCGCTTTATTCCGATCGACGAAAAGCGGCGCGCCAGCGAAACTGGCGACGAAGCGCAGGCCATCCCGTTCCTCAAACGCTTCACGGTCTTTAATACCGATCAGTGCGCCGACCTGCCTGCGGAGATTGCAACAACCGCGCCGCCTCCGCCAGGCCTGATTGAGCCGCAGGTCGAAAAGCTCATCAAGGCAACTGGCATCGAATTTCGGATCGGCGGCAACCGCGCATTCTATCTGCCAGAAGAAGACTATGTGCAGGTGCCGCCACCGCAAGCCTATTTCGAGCCGATCAATTGGCATCGAACGGCCCTGCATGAGCTGGCGCATGCGAGCGGCCATCCGTCACGTCTTAACCGTGACTTGTCAGGCGGCTACGGTACCAAGAAGTATGCCTTCGAGGAGCTCATCGCGGAGATATCGGCTGCATTCAGTTGCGCTTCGCTCGGTATTGTGCCGACGGTGCGGCACGCCGACTATATCGGCTCCTGGCTTGAAGTGCTGCGCGAGGACAATCGCGCGATTGTGCGCGCTGCCTCCCAGGCCAGCAAAGCTGCTGATTATCTGCTTGGCTTTCTGCCGGAATCCTCTGTCGGCATGACGATTGAGGCTGCGGACCTGGAAGCGGCCTGAGGTTCTCCTTGGCCGAGGAGAGTGAGAGGGCGGGGTCGGTTTCCGCGACGGGTTGGAGGCCGAGAGAGAGGCTCTCGGGCGCCCGTCGTGGAGAATTGACATGACGAAGGCTGTCCAAAAGATCACGCTGTCGCCCTCCCGCGACATTCCCTTCAACAAGCTGGTGCTCAGCCAGTCGAACGTCCGGCGGGTGAAGGCAGGCGTTTCGATCGTCCAGCTGGCCGAAAGCATCGCGCAACGTACACTCTTGCAAAGTCTGAACGTGCGGGCGGTTGTGGACGCGGAAGGCAAGGAGACCGGTATGTTCGAGGTGCCGGCCGGCGGCCGGCGTTATCGCGCGCTGGAGCTTCTCGTGAAGCAGAAGCGCATGGCGAAGACGCAAGCCGTTCCTTGTGTCGTGCGCGAGGGCGGCATCGCTGAAGACGACTCTCTTGCGGAGAATGACGAGCGAGTTGGGCTTCATCCGCTCGATCAGTTCCGAGCCTTCCAGACCTTGAGTTCCGCTGGCATGTCCGAGGAGGATATCGCGGCCCGGCACTTCGTGACGCCGGCTGTCGTGAAGCAACGCCTCCGGCTGGCGTCCGTGTCGCCAAAGCTGCACGATGTCTATGCCGAAGACGGCATGGCGCTCGAGCAGCTTATGGCTTTCTCGGTCATGGCGGATCATACGCGGCAGGAGCAAGTGTGGGAGAACGTCAGCCGATCCGGCTATGATGAGCCCTATCAGATCCGGAGGATGCTGACGGAGAATACGGTGCGGGCGTCCGATCGCCGCGTGCAGTTCATTGGGCTCGATGTTTACGAGCAGGCAGGCGGCGGCGTTCTGCGCGACCTGTTCGAGCACGATGATGGTGGCTGGCTTCAGGACGTTGCCCTGCTGGACCGCCTTGCTACCGATAAACTGAAGTCCGAGGCCGAGACGATCGCCGCGGAGGGGTGGAAATGGATTTCGGTCGCCCTCGAGTTCCCTTACGGCCACACCGATCGCCTGCGTGAGCTCGAAGGCAAACCTGTCGATCTCACCGCCGAGGAGCAGGCCACCATCGACGCCCTCAACGCCGAGCAGGCAAAGCTTGAATCCGAGTATCAGGATGCGGATGAACTGCCCGAGGAGGTCGATCAGCGTCTCGGCGAGATCGAGCTCGCGCTGACTGTGTTCGAAGACCGGCCTGTGCTCTACGATCCGGCCGGAATCGCGGCAGCCGGCGTCTTTGTCAGCATCGATTCCGAAGGACGGCTTTGTGTCGATCGAGGCTACGTCCGACCTGAGGATGAGACGCCTGCGGCCGATTGCGAGCTTGAGCGGGGCACCGATGCGTCATCGACTGGGGGACGGGAGGCTGGTGCTTCCGCAACGCGTACGGCGATATCGGTCGCCGGCGGATCGGCCGAACCGGGGGAGGATGATGAAGATCCGGCAAGGCCATTGCCGGACCGGCTCATCATCGAACTGACGGCGCATCGCACGCTGGCGTTGCGGGATGCGCTGGCAGAAAACCCGGCGGTCGCGTTCCAGGCAGTGCTGCACAATTTCGTGCTGACGGCCTTTTATCGGTTCGCATCGACCGGGAGCTGTCTTGAAATCGGGCTTCGCACGCCGACCTTTCCCGCTCAAGCCCCCGGGTTGAGGGAGAGCGTGTCTGCGAAAGCCGTCGAGGTGCGGCATGAGTCGTGGAAAGCACGATTGCCGAAGAGCGAGACCGATCTCTGGGACGCGCTCACTGCTCTCGATGGCGCCGCGCAGGCGTCCTTGTTTGCTCATTGTGCGTCATTCGCGATCAACGCCCTCTATGAGCCTGCCAACCGTTACAACGAGGGTCGCGTTTCCGCCCACGGCGTTCGCACGCGACTCGACCAGGCCGACGTCGTGGCGCGCGCAGTCGGGCTCGACCTGGTTCAGGCTGGGTGGAGACCCACGGTCGATAACTATCTCGGCCGTGTCACCAAGCCCCGAATCCTGGAAGCGGTTCGGGAAGCGAAAGGTGAAACTTCTGCGCAACTCATCGATCACCTGAAGAAGGCCGACATGGCTAAGGAGGCCGAGCGACTGCTCGATGGCTCTGGCTGGTTGCCAGAGCCGCTGCGTCTCGTCGACCCCGGTGCGTCGCCAGTGGAGCAGGAGGGTGAAGCAGCTGCGCTGCCAGAATTCCTCGCTGACGAAGAGGATCCGGAGAACGCCGGCGACGACGATCCACAACAGCTCGACGCGGCTGAGTAACATCGTGGAGCGGGGTGGTCGGACCACCCCATAGATACTCGGGGACCGGTGTACAGCGCCGGTCCCATTTTTATTGGAAACGGATGAGAGGGAGAGGCTGGCCGGAAAGGGTTTGAATCGCCGTGGTCTTGAGGAGAGCACCGGGCGGTTCGACCCGTTCCTGCTCTCCGAAAGAAATCCTGCCATGACCGAAACTCTCGTCGGTGGCGCCGCCGCTGCGCCGCTCTCGCTGCGTGCCGCCGCAAGTGTCACCTCCGCCGTTGTTAGGGCTGCGCGACAGCTCTTGACCGATCTCGAACGTGGCCGTCGCATCGATGCGACCGTCCTGCGCAGCGTCATGGAGGCGGGTTTCGGCGCGTCCGATGCGTCGGGCGCCTGGAACTGGAAGACCGCCTATGACGTCTGCGAGGCGGCAACCGTTCTATTCTTGCGCAAGTTCGGTCCGGCTATCCGTCTCAAGGCAGGCTCAACGGAGGCGATGCTGCCGATGCTCGCGAGGGTCGCGACCTATCTGCCGACTCATACGCGGCGCTCCGAGGACAGTCAGACGCTTCAACAGTTCTCGACGCCGATTCCGCTGGGGCTGGCCGCTTGTACCGCAGCCGGCGTCACGCCGGCCGACCAGGTTCTGGAACCCTCGGCGGGCACCGGCTTGCTCGCGATCTTTGCCGAGCTCGCTGGCGGCGCTCTGGTGCTGAACGAATTGGCCGCGTCCCGCGCGTCGCTGCTCGATCATCTGTTCACCGGCGTCAATGTCACGCGGTTCGACGCGGCCCAGATCGATGACCACCTCGAGGTGAGCGTTGTCCCGAGCGTCGTCCTGATGAATCCGCCGTTCTCGACGCTGGCGAATGTCGATCGACGGATGGCTGACGCGGCTCTCCGGCATATTGCTTCGGCGCTCGCCCGTCTCTGCAACGGCGGTCGTCTGGTCGCCATCACCGGCGCGAGTTGTGCGCCGGATAATCCAGCATGGACCGATGCCTTCGTTCGTCTCCAGGAAAAAGGGCGAGTGGTGTTCTCTGCCGCCATCGACGGCGGCGTCTACGCGAAACACGGAACTCATACGGATACGAGGCTGCTTGTGATCGACAAGCTGCCCGCCGTAGATGCGAAGGTTTTTCCTGCCTCGCCGGGCATGGCGGGCGATGTCGGAACCTTGTTTGACTGGGTGAGCCGGCATGTGCCTCCGCGGCTGCCAATTGCAGCCCCGATCGTGCTCGATGTCGTTAGGCGCTCTGCGACGCCGCAATCGCTCGGTACCTTTCCGTCACGCCGATTGTCCGGTTCAGTAGCCGCAACGCAAGAAGGTGCAGAACTTGAGTACGAGACGGTCGAATGGTCGCCGCCGGAAGGCGCTCGACTCACGGATGCGCTTTATGAGGGATACGGATTGCAGTCGATCGGCATTCCGGGAGCGCACGCGCATCCGACCAAGCTTGTGCAGTCCACGGCGATGGCTTCGGTGGCACCGCCAAGACCTTCCTACCGACCGCACCTGCCGGCCAATGTCTTGGCAGAGGGCATCCTGTCGGATGCCCAGCTCGAGAGCGTCATCTACGCTGGTGAAGCGCACTCCAAATTTCTCGCTGGCTCCTGGACGGTCGATGCGACTTTTGACGTCGTGGCTGCTGCCCGTGACGACGAGGAAAATGCCGTCCGATTTCGCCGTGGCTGGTTCTTGGGCGACGGCACCGGCGCGGGCAAGGGACGCCAGGTCGCTGGCGTCCTGCTCGACAATTGGCTCAAGGGCCGCCACCGTGCGGTCTGGATCAGCAAGTCCGACAAGCTCATCGAGGATGCACAGCGCGACTGGTCGTCGCTCGGCATGGAGCGCCTGCTTGTGACACCGTTGTCGCGCTTCCGTCAGGGCACCTCGATCCGGCTTTCGGTGGGCGTCCTCTTTACCACCTACGCTACGCTGCGGACCGATGAGCGTGGCGAGAAGCTTTCGCGGGTTCGGCAGATCGTCGAATGGTTGGGCTCCGACTTCGACGGAGTGATCGTCTTCGACGAGAGCCATGCCATGCAGAACGCGGTCGGGGCCAAGGGCGAGCGCGGCGACCAGGCGGCCTCTCAGCAGGGGCGTGCGGGCCTCAGGCTCCAGCACGCCTTGCCGAATGCGCGTGTTGTTTATGTGTCGGCAACCGGCGCCACAACGGTCCACAATCTGAGCTATGCCCAACGCCTTGGTCTGTGGGGCGGCGCCGACTTTCCGTTCGCCACGCGGGCCGAGTTCGTCGAGGCGATCGAGGAGGGGGGTGTCGCGGCTATGGAGGTGCTGGCGCGCGATCTCAAGGCGCTCGGTCTCTACGCGGCCCGCTCACTCTCCTACGAGGGCGTCACGTATGAGCTCGTCGAACACCAGCTTTCGACCGAGCAGGCGGGCATCTACGACGCCTATGCCGATGCGTTCAGCATCATCCATAACAATCTCGATGCGGCGATGCGAGCCGCTAACATCACCGGCGAGACCGGAACGCTCAACGGGCAGGCCAAATCGGCGGCACGATCGGCCTTTGAAAGCACCAAGCAGCGCTTCTTCGGCCATCTCCTGACTTCGATGAAGACGCCGTCGCTGATCCGATCGATCGAGCGCGATCTCGGCGCCGGCCACGCCGCCGTCATCCAGATCGTGTCGACGGGCGAGGCGCTGATGGAGCGCCGGCTCGCCGAGATCCCGACCGAGGAGTGGGGCGACGTTCGGGTCGACGTCACCCCGCGCGAGTATGTGCTC
This genomic stretch from Bradyrhizobium sp. CCGB12 harbors:
- a CDS encoding ArdC family protein codes for the protein MSRHHPRARAGEDRANLYDEITNKIIGELEAGRLPWVRPWGSAAAKPSLAMPQSAATGRRYSGINVLILWGAATERAFAGQSWLTFRQALSLGGHVRKGERGTTVVYADRFIPIDEKRRASETGDEAQAIPFLKRFTVFNTDQCADLPAEIATTAPPPPGLIEPQVEKLIKATGIEFRIGGNRAFYLPEEDYVQVPPPQAYFEPINWHRTALHELAHASGHPSRLNRDLSGGYGTKKYAFEELIAEISAAFSCASLGIVPTVRHADYIGSWLEVLREDNRAIVRAASQASKAADYLLGFLPESSVGMTIEAADLEAA
- a CDS encoding strawberry notch-like NTP hydrolase domain-containing protein, with product MTETLVGGAAAAPLSLRAAASVTSAVVRAARQLLTDLERGRRIDATVLRSVMEAGFGASDASGAWNWKTAYDVCEAATVLFLRKFGPAIRLKAGSTEAMLPMLARVATYLPTHTRRSEDSQTLQQFSTPIPLGLAACTAAGVTPADQVLEPSAGTGLLAIFAELAGGALVLNELAASRASLLDHLFTGVNVTRFDAAQIDDHLEVSVVPSVVLMNPPFSTLANVDRRMADAALRHIASALARLCNGGRLVAITGASCAPDNPAWTDAFVRLQEKGRVVFSAAIDGGVYAKHGTHTDTRLLVIDKLPAVDAKVFPASPGMAGDVGTLFDWVSRHVPPRLPIAAPIVLDVVRRSATPQSLGTFPSRRLSGSVAATQEGAELEYETVEWSPPEGARLTDALYEGYGLQSIGIPGAHAHPTKLVQSTAMASVAPPRPSYRPHLPANVLAEGILSDAQLESVIYAGEAHSKFLAGSWTVDATFDVVAAARDDEENAVRFRRGWFLGDGTGAGKGRQVAGVLLDNWLKGRHRAVWISKSDKLIEDAQRDWSSLGMERLLVTPLSRFRQGTSIRLSVGVLFTTYATLRTDERGEKLSRVRQIVEWLGSDFDGVIVFDESHAMQNAVGAKGERGDQAASQQGRAGLRLQHALPNARVVYVSATGATTVHNLSYAQRLGLWGGADFPFATRAEFVEAIEEGGVAAMEVLARDLKALGLYAARSLSYEGVTYELVEHQLSTEQAGIYDAYADAFSIIHNNLDAAMRAANITGETGTLNGQAKSAARSAFESTKQRFFGHLLTSMKTPSLIRSIERDLGAGHAAVIQIVSTGEALMERRLAEIPTEEWGDVRVDVTPREYVLDYLAHSFPVQLYEPFTDSEGNLCSRPVYRDGQPVESREAVARRDCLIEKLASLPPVPGALDQVVQRFGTEMVAEVTGRSRRIIRKGDRLVVENRAGSANLAETSAFMDDLKRILVFSDAGGTGRSYHAELSAQNRRLRVHYLLEPGWKADAAIQGLGRTNRTNQAQPPLFRPIATDVKAEKRFLSTIARRLDTLGAITRGQRQTGGQGLFRPEDNLESQYGRDALRQLYILLVRGKVDGCSLERFEDATGLKLTDTNGLRDDLPPITTFLNRLLALTIELQNILFTVFEQLLTARIEGAVASGTYDVGLETLRAESFVITDRRTIYTHAGTGAETRLFTITQRQRNHPESLDGGLARLSDSGAVLLINQRSGRAAVQVPAPSFMLDDGEIERRIRLIRPMEQHCVSLNMIAESHWVEADRERFAAAWLAELAEVPDFTESTIHIVVGLLLPIWKRLPNESTRVYRLQTDAGERIIGRKVSATWVANALSADTPALTPDAAFSALMDGRTVLELTDGLQLHRARVMGTHRIELSGFGDMMRDRLRAYGLFGEIISWKLRMFVPTDANGVEVLARVLERYPLTRISAREAA
- a CDS encoding thermonuclease family protein, with the protein product MLRIPVALMLTLLSTKALADQFVGQASVIDGDTLEIHGTRIRLWGVDAPESSQLCRGEDSLQYRCGAQAANGLDAFIAGRPVNCVPVSLDQYGRTVATCSVGGADLGEWLVLHGLALDWPQYSKGRYGGVQRNAERAGRGIWKGSYVEPWLYRACVRANGKPAACSDDANSHP
- a CDS encoding ParB/RepB/Spo0J family partition protein — protein: MTKAVQKITLSPSRDIPFNKLVLSQSNVRRVKAGVSIVQLAESIAQRTLLQSLNVRAVVDAEGKETGMFEVPAGGRRYRALELLVKQKRMAKTQAVPCVVREGGIAEDDSLAENDERVGLHPLDQFRAFQTLSSAGMSEEDIAARHFVTPAVVKQRLRLASVSPKLHDVYAEDGMALEQLMAFSVMADHTRQEQVWENVSRSGYDEPYQIRRMLTENTVRASDRRVQFIGLDVYEQAGGGVLRDLFEHDDGGWLQDVALLDRLATDKLKSEAETIAAEGWKWISVALEFPYGHTDRLRELEGKPVDLTAEEQATIDALNAEQAKLESEYQDADELPEEVDQRLGEIELALTVFEDRPVLYDPAGIAAAGVFVSIDSEGRLCVDRGYVRPEDETPAADCELERGTDASSTGGREAGASATRTAISVAGGSAEPGEDDEDPARPLPDRLIIELTAHRTLALRDALAENPAVAFQAVLHNFVLTAFYRFASTGSCLEIGLRTPTFPAQAPGLRESVSAKAVEVRHESWKARLPKSETDLWDALTALDGAAQASLFAHCASFAINALYEPANRYNEGRVSAHGVRTRLDQADVVARAVGLDLVQAGWRPTVDNYLGRVTKPRILEAVREAKGETSAQLIDHLKKADMAKEAERLLDGSGWLPEPLRLVDPGASPVEQEGEAAALPEFLADEEDPENAGDDDPQQLDAAE